The proteins below are encoded in one region of Benincasa hispida cultivar B227 unplaced genomic scaffold, ASM972705v1 Contig587, whole genome shotgun sequence:
- the LOC120069786 gene encoding DNA replication licensing factor MCM6, producing the protein MESHGAGSYFVDEKAVLVENLFFDFLKSFRLTGNSGDPYYEAEIEAMVAGESNSMFIDFAHLMGSNNLLHIAIADEYLRFEPYLKNACKRFVMEQNPSFIADDNPFKDINVAFFNIPVSKRLRELTTAEIGKLVSVTGVVTRTSEVRPELLQGTFKCLECGNVIKNVEQQFKYTEPTICMNPTCSNRTKWALLRQESKFADWQRVRMQETSKEIPAGSLPRSLDVILRHEMVERARAGDTVIFTGTVVVIPDILALASPGERAECRREASERRNSAVGHEGMRGLRALGVRDLSYRLAFIANSVQVLDGRRNFDIRNRKKDADEDNQQFTTGELDDVQRMRNTPDFFNRLVDSIAPAVFGHQDIKRAILLMLLGGVHKLTHEGINLRGDINVCIVGDPSCAKSQFLKYTSGIVPRSVYTSGKSSSAAGLTATVAKEPETGEFCIEAGALMLADNGICCIDEFDKMDIRDQVAIHEAMEQQTISITKAGIQATLNARTSILAAANPTGGRYDKSKPLKYNVALPPAILSRFDLVYVMIDDPDDQTDYHIAHHIVRVHQKREDALSPAFTTAELKRYIAYSKTLKPKLSLEARKVLVDSYVALRRGDTTPGSRVAYRMTVRQLEALIRLSEAIARSYLETLVQPRHVRLAVTLLKTSIISVESSEIDLSEFQEETNGGGDGDNNVDGPNEVDAEPRHGATEPATGNGGSGSSQPRKEKLMVSDEYFQRVTQALVMRLRQHEEYVMQEGPGLAGMRQRDLIEWYVDQQNERNSYSSMEEANKEIKLVRAIIQHLIVQEGHLIVVDDGRPVDGDVEGEPQLVRIRNNRILAVAPNYVVD; encoded by the exons ATGGAGAGCCATGGAGCCGGTAGTTATTTCGTTGATGAGAAGGCCGTTCTTGTCGAGAACCTTTTCTTCGACTTCCTCAAAAG ttttcgcCTCACTGGGAACTCTGGAGACCCTTACTACGAGGCAGAGATAGAGGCTATGGTGGCTGGCGAATCTAACTCCATGTTCATTGATTTCGCTCACCTCATGGGCTCCAATAATCTTCTTCACATTGCAATCGCCGACGAATATCTGAG GTTTGAACCATATCTGAAGAATGCTTGTAAGCGATTCGTAATGGAGCAGAATCCTTCTTTCATTGCTGACGATAACCCCTTCAAGGACATAAATGTCGCTTTCTTCAACATTCCTGTTTCTAAAAG GTTGAGAGAATTGACTACTGCAGAAATTGGGAAATTAGTATCTGTGACGGGAGTGGTGACGCGGACAAGCGAGGTCCGTCCAGAGCTTCTACAGGGGACTTTCAAGTGCTTAGAATGTGGAAATGTCATAAAGAATGTCGAACAACAATTTAAGTACACCGAG ccAACAATATGCATGAACCCAACATGTTCGAATAGAACAAAGTGGGCATTACTTCGGCAAGAGAGTAAGTTCGCTGATTGGCAGAGGGTGCGAATGCAAGAGACTTCAAAGGAGATACCAGCTGGCTCTCTTCCACGATCTTTGGATGTTATTCTCCGCCATGAAATGGTCGAACGAGCTAGGGCTGGAGACAC GGTCATTTTCACGGGTACAGTAGTTGTCATACCAGATATTTTAGCACTAGCCTCTCCGGGAGAAAGAGCAGAATGTCGTCGAGAAGCTTCAGAGCGAAGAAACTCAGCGGTTGGACATGAAGGAATGAGGGGGCTACGTGCACTAGGAGTGAGGGACCTGTCTTATCGCCTAGCCTTTATTGCTAATTCAGTTCAG GTTTTAGATGGCAGAAGGAATTTTGATATCAGAAATAGGAAAAAGGATGCGGATGAAGACAACCAACAGTTTACC ACTGGAGAGCTCGATGACGTTCAAAGAATGAGGAATACACCTGATTTTTTCAACAGACTCGTTGATAGCATTGCCCCAGCGGTCTTTGGCCATCAAGATATCAAGCGAGCAATCCTGCTGATGCTGTTAGGTGGCGTCCACAAGTTAACTCATGAAGGCATTAACCTTCGAGGCGACATCAACGTCTGTATAGTAGGAGATCCAAGTTGTGCAAAATCTCAATTTCTCAA GTATACATCAGGTATTGTGCCAAGATCAGTTTACACATCTGGAAAGTCCTCTTCTGCTGCTGGATTGACTGCAACTGTAGCCAAAGAACCTGAAACTGGAGAGTTTTGTATTGAG GCTGGTGCCTTGATGCTTGCTGACAATGGCATTTGCTGTATTGATGAATTTGACAAAATGGACATCAGGGATCAG GTTGCAATTCATGAAGCTATGGAGCAGCAGACCATAAGCATAACAAAAGCTGGAATACAGGCAACACTAAATGCTAGGACATCAATCCTTGCTGCTGCTAATCCTACAGGAGGGCGCTATGACAAGTCTAAACCACTCAAG TATAATGTTGCTCTGCCTCCTGCTATTCTCTCAAGGTTTGACCTCGTGTACGTGATGATAGATGACCCAGATGATCAAACAGATTACCATATCGCACACCACATTGTGAGAGTACATCAGAAACGTGAAGATGCTCTTTCTCCTGCATTTACTACTGCAGAGTTGAAGCGTTACATTGCATATTCAAAAACTCTAAAACCGAAG TTAAGTTTAGAAGCCAGGAAGGTATTGGTGGACTCTTATGTTGCTCTTCGCAGAGGAGATACAACTCCTGGAAGTAGGGTTGCTTATCGCATGACAGTCAGGCAGCTTGAGGCATTAATAAGGTTGTCTGAAGCAATTGCTCGTAGTTATTTGGAGACTCTG GTTCAACCGCGCCATGTGCGTTTAGCAGTGACTTTACTGAAAACGTCAATAATCAG CGTGGAATCTAGTGAGATCGACCTATCTGAATTTCAAGAAGAAACTAATGGAGGTGGAGATGGTGATAATAATGTTGATGGGCCCAATGAGGTTGATGCTGAACCTAGGCACGGTGCAACAGAGCCAGCTACTGGAAATGGTG GTTCTGGAAGTAGTCAACCTAGGAAGGAGAAACTTATGGTGAGTGATGAATATTTTCAGAGGGTTACCCAAGCCCTTGTCATGCGCCTCAGACAGCATGAAGAATATGTTATGCAAGAAG GACCTGGGCTGGCGGGAATGAGACAGAGAGACTTAATTGAATGGTATGTGGATCAACAGAACGAGAGAAATAGCTATAGCTCCATGGAGGAGGcaaataaagagattaaattaGTTAGAGCTATTATCCAG CATTTGATAGTACAGGAAGGCCATTTGATAGTGGTAGATGATGGGAGGCCggtagatggcgacgttgaaGGCGAACCGCAATTAGTAAGAATTAGAAATAACAGGATTTTAGCTGTGGCTCCTAATTATGTCGTTGATTGA